The proteins below are encoded in one region of Alistipes indistinctus YIT 12060:
- a CDS encoding DEAD/DEAH box helicase, translating to MTFNELNIAEPILRAVCEKGYNEPTPIQEQAIPVVLRGKDIFGIAQTGTGKTAAFAIPILQHLLKKNEQNIAAEPASTNEPGRARRNRRGRSHGKKEYRAIRALILTPTRELALQINDCFTDYGKYTGLRHTAIFGGVKQHPQTEKLRQGVDILIATPGRLLDLIGQDEVRLESLTHFVLDEADRMLDMGFIADIRRLLPMLPAERQTLFFSATMPKDIVALSGSILHDPARVEVTPVSSTVDTVDQRIYFVEKPEKKGLLISLLKQESDKSVLVFSRTKHGADSISRILRKAGIRSEAIHGNKSQGQRQRALGDFKSGKIQVMVATDIAARGIDINELNMVINYDLPDVAETYVHRIGRTGRAGRSGTALSFCSKDEHVMVKDIQKLTGRKLATVQYTA from the coding sequence ATGACATTTAACGAACTGAACATTGCAGAACCCATATTGAGGGCCGTCTGCGAAAAAGGATATAACGAACCTACTCCCATCCAGGAGCAGGCAATCCCGGTAGTTCTCCGGGGAAAAGACATTTTCGGCATCGCGCAGACAGGAACGGGTAAAACGGCGGCATTCGCCATCCCTATCCTGCAACACCTGCTGAAAAAAAACGAACAAAACATTGCTGCTGAACCGGCTTCCACCAATGAACCGGGTCGGGCCCGCCGCAACCGGAGAGGCCGGTCGCACGGAAAAAAAGAGTACCGCGCCATCAGGGCACTGATTCTGACGCCCACGAGGGAACTCGCCCTGCAAATCAACGACTGTTTTACCGACTACGGCAAATACACGGGACTGCGGCATACGGCGATATTCGGCGGGGTGAAACAGCATCCCCAGACAGAAAAGCTGCGCCAGGGCGTGGATATTCTGATCGCGACCCCGGGCCGGTTGCTCGACCTGATCGGACAGGACGAAGTGAGACTCGAAAGCCTGACGCATTTCGTACTGGACGAAGCCGACCGAATGCTCGACATGGGATTCATCGCCGACATCAGGCGGTTGCTGCCCATGCTTCCGGCAGAGCGGCAAACGCTTTTCTTTTCAGCGACCATGCCCAAGGATATCGTCGCCCTTTCGGGCTCCATCCTGCACGATCCGGCACGGGTCGAGGTGACCCCGGTCTCATCGACGGTCGATACGGTCGACCAGCGCATCTATTTCGTCGAAAAACCCGAAAAAAAGGGGCTGCTGATATCGCTACTGAAGCAAGAATCCGATAAATCGGTGCTCGTATTTTCACGGACAAAGCACGGTGCCGACAGCATTTCGCGTATCCTGAGAAAGGCCGGCATCCGGAGCGAAGCGATCCACGGGAATAAATCCCAGGGGCAACGCCAGCGGGCTCTGGGCGACTTTAAGTCGGGAAAGATACAAGTTATGGTGGCCACGGACATCGCAGCACGCGGCATAGACATCAACGAACTGAACATGGTGATCAACTACGATCTGCCCGATGTAGCCGAGACATACGTGCACCGGATCGGAAGAACCGGCCGTGCAGGCCGTTCGGGAACAGCCCTTTCATTCTGTTCCAAAGATGAACACGTGATGGTGAAAGACATCCAGAAGCTGACCGGCCGGAAACTGGCCACTGTGCAGTACACCGCGTAA
- a CDS encoding NAD(P)H-dependent flavin oxidoreductase, whose protein sequence is MKSFFIGKYEIKLPIIQGGMGVGVSLNGLASAVANEGGVGVISAAGLGLLYPEYRGSYPEKCIYGLGQEIRKAREKTYGVIGVNIMVALSNFSDMVRTAIAEKADVIFAGAGLPLDLPSYLTTDSKTQLVPIVSSSRAARLICEKWSANYGYLPDAIVVEGPKAGGHLGFKNEQIEDEHYSLEHLIPEVVEVARSYAGRKGIPVIAAGGIATGEDIARFMALGASAVQMGSIFVPTEECDASVEFKQVYLNAHREDIRIIQSPVGMPGRAFDGEFIRNVAEGKEKPRSCPFHCIKTCDYTKSPYCIIKALYNAARGDMKKGYAFAGGNAYLSDRIRSVKEVIEKLKADFFLSKALL, encoded by the coding sequence ATGAAATCATTTTTTATCGGCAAGTACGAAATTAAACTACCTATCATACAAGGCGGTATGGGTGTAGGCGTATCCCTCAACGGCTTGGCTTCGGCCGTCGCCAACGAGGGGGGAGTCGGGGTTATTTCAGCGGCAGGACTGGGGCTGCTTTATCCCGAATACAGAGGAAGTTACCCCGAAAAGTGCATTTACGGACTCGGTCAGGAGATCCGCAAAGCCCGCGAAAAAACGTACGGCGTGATCGGCGTCAACATCATGGTGGCACTCTCCAACTTCTCCGATATGGTACGTACGGCCATTGCAGAGAAAGCGGACGTGATATTCGCCGGTGCAGGACTTCCGCTCGATTTACCCTCCTATTTGACGACCGACAGCAAGACGCAGCTCGTTCCGATCGTTTCCTCTTCCCGTGCGGCGAGGCTGATTTGCGAAAAATGGTCGGCCAACTACGGGTACCTTCCGGATGCGATCGTCGTGGAGGGCCCGAAAGCGGGAGGGCACCTGGGTTTCAAAAACGAACAGATCGAGGACGAACACTACTCGCTGGAACACCTGATTCCGGAGGTGGTCGAGGTAGCCCGGAGTTACGCCGGGCGGAAAGGCATCCCGGTCATCGCAGCGGGCGGCATAGCGACCGGCGAAGATATCGCACGGTTTATGGCGCTGGGCGCATCGGCGGTACAAATGGGTTCCATTTTCGTCCCGACCGAGGAGTGCGACGCTTCGGTCGAATTCAAGCAAGTGTACCTGAACGCCCACCGGGAGGATATCCGCATCATTCAAAGCCCGGTAGGCATGCCCGGACGCGCTTTCGACGGGGAGTTCATCCGGAACGTGGCCGAAGGCAAGGAAAAACCCCGGTCCTGCCCGTTCCACTGCATCAAAACATGCGACTATACCAAAAGTCCTTATTGTATCATCAAAGCGCTCTACAATGCCGCCAGAGGCGACATGAAAAAAGGCTATGCCTTTGCCGGCGGCAACGCCTACCTCTCGGACAGGATCAGGAGCGTAAAGGAAGTGATCGAAAAACTGAAAGCCGATTTCTTCCTCTCCAAAGCCCTTTTATAA
- a CDS encoding NAD(P)-dependent oxidoreductase has product MKNILFIGASGFVGSAILKEALERGHSVTALIRDPAKLTIRHPNLNAVSGNASSADEITCTAKGMDVVISAYNPGWKNPNIYQEILATYPAIIAGTKRAGVGRLLVVGGAGSLNVTPGRSLIESGQIPASLLPGVKGQAEVYSRLLIPEKKLDWVFFSPSAELFSGKRTGNFRLGKDDLIVDGQGQSRISVQDYAAAMIDEMEHPAHHRERFTAGY; this is encoded by the coding sequence ATGAAAAATATACTATTTATCGGAGCCAGCGGATTCGTCGGTTCGGCCATCCTGAAAGAGGCGCTGGAGCGGGGGCACAGCGTCACCGCCCTGATACGCGACCCGGCCAAATTGACGATCAGGCATCCCAACCTGAACGCGGTCTCCGGCAACGCCTCTTCAGCGGACGAAATCACATGCACGGCCAAAGGCATGGACGTCGTGATCAGCGCGTACAACCCCGGCTGGAAAAACCCCAATATCTACCAGGAGATACTCGCCACTTACCCGGCCATCATCGCAGGGACGAAACGGGCCGGTGTCGGACGTCTGCTCGTCGTCGGGGGAGCCGGCAGCCTGAACGTCACACCGGGCAGGAGTCTGATCGAATCGGGACAGATTCCGGCATCTTTGCTGCCCGGGGTCAAAGGGCAGGCCGAAGTATATTCGCGGTTGCTGATCCCCGAGAAGAAACTCGACTGGGTCTTCTTTTCCCCGTCTGCTGAGCTGTTCTCCGGCAAACGAACGGGTAATTTCCGCCTCGGGAAGGATGATCTGATCGTCGACGGACAGGGACAAAGCCGCATCAGCGTCCAGGATTACGCCGCAGCTATGATCGACGAGATGGAACACCCCGCACACCACCGGGAACGCTTCACCGCAGGATATTGA
- the ruvX gene encoding Holliday junction resolvase RuvX, with product MGRIVAIDYGRKRTGLAVTDPLQMIAGALDTVPTHTLMDFLKKYLPANGVETVVVGMPRQMDGTPSDSYTYIRPFVTRLQKEFPDLRIEMFDERFTSKLAFQAMIEGGVKKSRRRGDKGLVDRVSATIILQGYLESRH from the coding sequence ATGGGCAGAATAGTGGCGATTGACTACGGACGCAAGCGGACGGGCCTCGCGGTTACCGATCCGTTGCAGATGATCGCCGGGGCGCTCGACACCGTGCCGACCCATACGCTGATGGATTTTCTGAAGAAATACCTGCCCGCGAACGGAGTGGAAACTGTGGTCGTGGGCATGCCGCGCCAAATGGACGGGACTCCTTCGGACTCCTACACGTATATCCGTCCGTTCGTCACCCGGCTGCAAAAGGAGTTCCCCGATCTGCGGATCGAGATGTTCGATGAACGGTTTACTTCGAAACTCGCGTTTCAGGCGATGATCGAAGGGGGAGTGAAGAAGAGCCGGCGGCGCGGGGACAAAGGATTGGTGGACCGGGTGAGCGCGACGATCATCCTGCAAGGGTATTTGGAGAGCCGCCACTGA
- the def gene encoding peptide deformylase, whose product MILPIYIYGSPVLRKTAANITPDYPGLQQFIADMWETMYDADGVGLAAPQVGKSIRMFVVDASPWAEEEPELADFKKTFINAEIYERFGDEWRFSEGCLSLPGIHEDVMRPSGIKIRYVDENFVEHDEEYSGYAARVIQHEYDHLDGKLFVDHLSPLRRTLLKSKLVGMTKGNFKAHYKCKLVKK is encoded by the coding sequence ATGATATTACCGATTTACATTTATGGTTCGCCCGTGCTGCGCAAGACAGCCGCAAACATTACCCCGGATTATCCCGGCCTGCAGCAATTCATCGCCGACATGTGGGAGACGATGTACGATGCCGATGGGGTAGGGCTTGCCGCACCGCAGGTGGGCAAGAGCATCCGCATGTTCGTGGTCGATGCTTCGCCTTGGGCCGAGGAAGAGCCTGAATTGGCCGATTTCAAGAAAACTTTTATCAACGCTGAGATTTACGAACGCTTCGGTGACGAATGGCGTTTCAGCGAAGGGTGTCTGAGCCTGCCCGGGATCCACGAGGACGTGATGCGTCCGTCCGGTATTAAAATCCGTTATGTGGATGAGAATTTCGTCGAGCACGACGAGGAGTACAGCGGTTATGCCGCCCGCGTCATCCAGCACGAGTACGATCACCTCGACGGCAAACTCTTCGTCGATCACCTTTCCCCCCTGCGCCGCACGCTGCTTAAGAGCAAGCTGGTCGGGATGACCAAGGGGAATTTCAAAGCGCATTATAAGTGTAAACTCGTTAAGAAGTAA
- a CDS encoding HAD family hydrolase, with protein sequence MELRCDGIIFDFNGTLFFDTEKQEQAWNTVSFSLRGHPFDPEEMDEHVHGRNGKSIFEYLLGREIDLVEERRLVEQKEQIYRALCLEDDVNFHLAPGVHELLDFITEHHIPTTIATASGRTNLDFFIRQFRLDRWFKPERIVYDDGTLKGKPDPDIYLRAAQRIGVVPQFCMVIEDAFSGIESARQAGIGRIIAIAPAEEHEFMLSIPGVHDVIIDFAEFDTSVFNLPS encoded by the coding sequence ATGGAACTGCGTTGTGACGGTATTATTTTCGATTTCAACGGTACGCTCTTTTTCGATACTGAAAAGCAGGAGCAGGCGTGGAATACCGTGTCGTTCAGCCTGCGCGGCCATCCTTTCGATCCGGAAGAGATGGACGAACATGTACACGGGCGGAACGGCAAATCGATTTTCGAGTACCTGCTGGGCCGCGAGATCGATTTGGTCGAAGAGAGGCGCCTGGTCGAGCAGAAAGAGCAAATTTACCGTGCACTTTGCCTCGAAGACGATGTGAACTTCCATTTGGCGCCGGGAGTCCACGAATTGCTCGATTTTATTACCGAACATCATATTCCCACGACGATCGCCACGGCTTCTGGGCGGACGAATCTCGACTTTTTTATCCGTCAGTTCCGGCTCGACCGTTGGTTTAAGCCTGAGCGGATCGTCTATGACGACGGGACGCTCAAAGGCAAGCCCGATCCCGATATCTACCTGCGTGCCGCGCAGCGGATCGGAGTGGTACCCCAGTTTTGCATGGTGATCGAGGATGCTTTCTCGGGTATAGAATCGGCCCGGCAGGCCGGTATAGGCCGGATTATCGCCATTGCCCCTGCAGAGGAGCACGAATTTATGCTGAGTATTCCCGGCGTGCATGACGTGATTATCGATTTCGCAGAGTTCGACACCTCAGTCTTCAACCTGCCGAGTTGA